In Notamacropus eugenii isolate mMacEug1 chromosome 1, mMacEug1.pri_v2, whole genome shotgun sequence, one genomic interval encodes:
- the AK1 gene encoding adenylate kinase isoenzyme 1 isoform X1, producing the protein MGSCLSHENTKVENSAKEKLKNSKIIFVVGGPGSGKGTQCEKIVKKYGYTHLSTGDLLREEVSSGSERGKKLSEIMEKGQLVPLDTVLDMLRDAMIGKAESSKGFLIDGYPREVKQGEEFEKKIGSPTLLLYIDAGSETMVQRLLKRGETSGRVDDNEETIKKRLDTYYSATEPVIKFYEGRGIVRKINAEGSVEEVFEEVCTHLDALK; encoded by the exons ATGGGGTCTTGCCTGTCTCATGAAAACACCAAAGTAGAAAACTCTGCTAAAG AGAAACTGAAGAACAGCAAGATCATCTTTGTGGTGG GCGGACCAGGCTCAGGGAAGGGGACCCAATGTGAGAAGATTGTTAAGAAATATGGCTATACACATCTATCCACTGGAGATCTCCTGCGAGAAGAAGTCAGCTCTGGCTCTGAGAGGGGCAAGAAACTGTCAGAAATCATGGAGAAAGGACAACTGGTACCTCTG GATACCGTGTTGGATATGCTCAGAGATGCCATGATTGGCAAGGCTGAGTCATCCAAGGGCTTCTTGATAGATGGCTACCCTCGGGAAGTGAAGCAGGGAGAAGAGTTTGAAAAGAAG ATTGGCTCCCCTACACTGTTGCTCTATATAGATGCTGGCTCAGAAACCATGGTGCAAAGGTTGCTGAAACGGGGGGAGACCAGTGGACGAGTAGATGATAATGAAGAGACCATCAAGAAAAGGCTGGACACATACTACAGTGCCACAGAGCCAGTCATCAAATTTTATGAGGGTCGGGGCATTGTGCGCAAG ATCAATGCTGAAGGCTCAGTGGAAGAAGTCTTTGAAGAAGTCTGTACCCATCTGGATGCCCTGAAGTAA
- the AK1 gene encoding adenylate kinase isoenzyme 1 isoform X2 produces MEKKLKNSKIIFVVGGPGSGKGTQCEKIVKKYGYTHLSTGDLLREEVSSGSERGKKLSEIMEKGQLVPLDTVLDMLRDAMIGKAESSKGFLIDGYPREVKQGEEFEKKIGSPTLLLYIDAGSETMVQRLLKRGETSGRVDDNEETIKKRLDTYYSATEPVIKFYEGRGIVRKINAEGSVEEVFEEVCTHLDALK; encoded by the exons ATGGAAA AGAAACTGAAGAACAGCAAGATCATCTTTGTGGTGG GCGGACCAGGCTCAGGGAAGGGGACCCAATGTGAGAAGATTGTTAAGAAATATGGCTATACACATCTATCCACTGGAGATCTCCTGCGAGAAGAAGTCAGCTCTGGCTCTGAGAGGGGCAAGAAACTGTCAGAAATCATGGAGAAAGGACAACTGGTACCTCTG GATACCGTGTTGGATATGCTCAGAGATGCCATGATTGGCAAGGCTGAGTCATCCAAGGGCTTCTTGATAGATGGCTACCCTCGGGAAGTGAAGCAGGGAGAAGAGTTTGAAAAGAAG ATTGGCTCCCCTACACTGTTGCTCTATATAGATGCTGGCTCAGAAACCATGGTGCAAAGGTTGCTGAAACGGGGGGAGACCAGTGGACGAGTAGATGATAATGAAGAGACCATCAAGAAAAGGCTGGACACATACTACAGTGCCACAGAGCCAGTCATCAAATTTTATGAGGGTCGGGGCATTGTGCGCAAG ATCAATGCTGAAGGCTCAGTGGAAGAAGTCTTTGAAGAAGTCTGTACCCATCTGGATGCCCTGAAGTAA
- the AK1 gene encoding adenylate kinase isoenzyme 1 isoform X3, which produces MGSCLSHENTKVENSAKEKLKNSKIIFVVGGPGSGKGTQCEKIVKKYGYTHLSTGDLLREEVSSGSERGKKLSEIMEKGQLVPLIGSPTLLLYIDAGSETMVQRLLKRGETSGRVDDNEETIKKRLDTYYSATEPVIKFYEGRGIVRKINAEGSVEEVFEEVCTHLDALK; this is translated from the exons ATGGGGTCTTGCCTGTCTCATGAAAACACCAAAGTAGAAAACTCTGCTAAAG AGAAACTGAAGAACAGCAAGATCATCTTTGTGGTGG GCGGACCAGGCTCAGGGAAGGGGACCCAATGTGAGAAGATTGTTAAGAAATATGGCTATACACATCTATCCACTGGAGATCTCCTGCGAGAAGAAGTCAGCTCTGGCTCTGAGAGGGGCAAGAAACTGTCAGAAATCATGGAGAAAGGACAACTGGTACCTCTG ATTGGCTCCCCTACACTGTTGCTCTATATAGATGCTGGCTCAGAAACCATGGTGCAAAGGTTGCTGAAACGGGGGGAGACCAGTGGACGAGTAGATGATAATGAAGAGACCATCAAGAAAAGGCTGGACACATACTACAGTGCCACAGAGCCAGTCATCAAATTTTATGAGGGTCGGGGCATTGTGCGCAAG ATCAATGCTGAAGGCTCAGTGGAAGAAGTCTTTGAAGAAGTCTGTACCCATCTGGATGCCCTGAAGTAA